From one Candidatus Thorarchaeota archaeon genomic stretch:
- a CDS encoding cytidine deaminase — translation MVTNRELIQEAVSVIHPRQSGEFTIGNVGSALVTDKNNIYRGVCIDTRSSMGFYAEHNAIGSMITASEYQIKRIVAVYGDGTGSLYILSPCRRCREFMYQINNENIGTGVILDMERVVPL, via the coding sequence ATGGTTACCAACAGAGAACTCATCCAAGAAGCTGTTTCTGTTATACACCCACGACAGAGTGGAGAATTCACAATAGGAAATGTGGGAAGTGCTCTTGTTACGGACAAGAACAATATATACCGCGGTGTTTGCATTGACACAAGATCAAGCATGGGGTTTTATGCTGAACACAATGCCATCGGATCCATGATTACGGCGAGTGAATATCAAATCAAGAGAATTGTCGCGGTTTATGGCGATGGAACTGGCAGTCTATACATCCTTTCACCCTGTAGAAGATGCCGAGAGTTCATGTACCAAATAAACAATGAGAATATAGGAACAGGCGTCATCCTCGATATGGAAAGAGTTGTCCCACTGTAA
- a CDS encoding macro domain-containing protein translates to MRRKLGSLEISVAKGDISESEADAIVNAANSHLWMGAGVAGAIKRRGGTIIEEEAMAKGPINPGQAVITSGGKLKAKFVVHCAGMPPSGKATAENVASSVEQGLELADKKGVTSIAIPAIGAGVGGLNYDESTSAILEGLSRFEDRSESLEEIILVAYGDDAKEVFEKHVKSLEQ, encoded by the coding sequence TTGAGGAGAAAACTGGGTTCGCTTGAAATCAGCGTAGCGAAAGGAGACATCAGTGAATCTGAAGCTGATGCTATTGTGAATGCTGCAAACTCGCATTTATGGATGGGAGCAGGAGTTGCCGGTGCCATCAAACGCCGAGGCGGAACGATAATAGAAGAAGAAGCCATGGCAAAAGGCCCCATAAACCCGGGACAAGCAGTGATAACAAGCGGTGGGAAACTCAAGGCGAAATTCGTTGTGCACTGCGCAGGTATGCCACCAAGTGGAAAGGCAACTGCGGAGAATGTTGCTTCTTCAGTTGAACAAGGATTAGAGCTTGCAGATAAGAAAGGGGTAACTTCGATAGCCATTCCGGCCATAGGAGCAGGAGTCGGGGGATTGAACTATGATGAATCTACTTCTGCAATACTGGAGGGCCTATCTAGGTTCGAAGACCGCTCGGAGTCACTGGAGGAAATCATCCTAGTTGCTTATGGGGATGATGCCAAAGAAGTCTTTGAAAAACATGTCAAGTCCCTGGAGCAATGA
- a CDS encoding FAD-dependent oxidoreductase — protein sequence MVDHIAIIGCGAAGATAAMQARKENRKIPITLFNREPYSQYSRCGLPYTISGKVREFEDLILMKEDNWSALKVDAKLGTDVTSVDMESKTLEYEGEDEEGSLEFSKLILATGAENADPPIEGLDKDRVYGLRTIDDAKQLVKEADRAEKVVVIGGGLVGMETAEAFHERGLDVTVVEFLPNILLAMVDPDMAEIVEEQCKEHGLKILCNTAAQEITGTDEPETVVVQDRETEETSEIDADIVVVATGVRATTDLAEELGVEIGPTGGIVADDTMMTSLEDVYACGDCVEHKDFITGNPMAGGLGTIAVRQGRVAGINTAGGDASFPGIVGAKVTKLFGIEIASTGLTEHMADEFDVNVKKGSIKGETKPPYYVGGKDIKVKTYYTKSEGKLVGGQLVGPEDAAMRLNVITLGIQQEIDAVELFDFENCYAPAICDTWDPLVKSASVARRRLRM from the coding sequence ATGGTTGATCATATTGCCATTATTGGTTGCGGTGCAGCTGGAGCAACTGCGGCCATGCAGGCCCGGAAAGAGAATCGCAAAATTCCAATTACGTTATTCAACAGAGAGCCTTACTCTCAGTATTCGAGGTGCGGCTTACCATACACCATCTCAGGTAAAGTTCGAGAGTTTGAAGATCTTATCCTGATGAAGGAAGACAATTGGTCTGCTCTGAAAGTGGATGCGAAGCTTGGGACTGATGTTACTTCTGTTGATATGGAGTCCAAGACACTTGAATACGAGGGAGAAGACGAAGAAGGCTCCCTAGAGTTCAGCAAACTGATTCTAGCTACAGGAGCCGAGAATGCGGATCCGCCCATTGAGGGTTTGGACAAAGACAGGGTTTACGGATTGAGGACCATAGACGATGCCAAGCAACTCGTTAAGGAAGCTGACAGGGCAGAAAAAGTGGTCGTCATTGGTGGAGGCCTGGTCGGGATGGAAACAGCTGAAGCTTTTCACGAAAGAGGTCTTGATGTGACTGTGGTGGAGTTCCTCCCGAATATCCTTCTTGCCATGGTTGACCCCGATATGGCTGAGATAGTGGAAGAACAGTGCAAGGAACATGGACTGAAGATTCTGTGTAATACCGCCGCCCAAGAGATTACGGGAACTGACGAACCAGAGACTGTAGTTGTGCAGGACAGAGAAACAGAAGAAACCTCCGAGATTGATGCCGATATTGTTGTAGTTGCTACAGGAGTTCGAGCAACCACTGATTTGGCAGAAGAACTCGGTGTAGAGATTGGACCAACTGGAGGTATCGTTGCGGACGACACGATGATGACCAGTCTCGAAGATGTCTATGCTTGTGGTGATTGTGTGGAACACAAGGACTTCATCACTGGTAATCCTATGGCGGGTGGTCTTGGTACTATCGCAGTTCGACAAGGTCGGGTAGCAGGCATCAATACAGCCGGTGGAGATGCAAGTTTTCCAGGCATAGTCGGAGCAAAGGTAACCAAGCTATTTGGTATTGAGATAGCAAGTACCGGTCTTACAGAGCATATGGCTGATGAATTCGATGTGAACGTAAAGAAAGGGTCAATCAAGGGAGAGACCAAACCACCTTACTATGTTGGTGGGAAAGACATCAAGGTCAAGACCTACTACACGAAATCGGAAGGGAAGCTCGTAGGCGGTCAACTTGTTGGGCCTGAAGATGCTGCGATGAGACTCAATGTGATAACCCTTGGTATCCAGCAGGAAATCGATGCTGTGGAACTCTTCGATTTCGAGAATTGCTATGCTCCTGCAATATGCGATACCTGGGATCCCTTGGTCAAATCGGCTAGTGTTGCAAGGCGCAGACTGAGAATGTAA
- a CDS encoding response regulator transcription factor, whose translation MMKMVKCVMVVDDEPAVSSVMETYLRTFLDDFQLIPATDGNEAIEATENLLEKGNPPDVVLMDLKMHPMNGIECTKALVEKGIEDIYILTAYVDSDMISEALDAGAKGIMNKADGYRDIARRAADIVRG comes from the coding sequence GTGATGAAGATGGTAAAGTGCGTCATGGTAGTAGATGATGAACCCGCCGTGTCATCAGTCATGGAGACATATCTACGCACCTTTCTCGATGATTTTCAGCTGATACCGGCTACTGATGGAAATGAGGCCATTGAAGCAACCGAGAACCTCCTGGAAAAGGGGAATCCGCCTGATGTTGTGCTTATGGATTTGAAGATGCATCCCATGAATGGTATCGAATGCACTAAGGCGCTTGTGGAAAAAGGAATTGAAGATATCTACATTCTTACAGCTTACGTTGATTCCGATATGATTTCTGAGGCTTTAGATGCAGGTGCAAAGGGCATCATGAACAAAGCTGATGGCTACCGTGATATCGCACGCAGAGCCGCTGATATCGTCCGTGGTTAG